The following coding sequences are from one Comamonas koreensis window:
- a CDS encoding RNA recognition motif domain-containing protein, translated as MSSKIYVGNLPYSVTDSSLQDNFSEFGSVTSAKVMMDRDTGRSKGFGFVEMASADVAQAAIDALNGRSVDGRQIVVNLARPREESRGAGGYSNSGGRSDVGYGQGGYGGGRY; from the coding sequence ATGAGCAGCAAAATTTATGTGGGCAACCTGCCCTATTCCGTGACCGATTCCAGTCTCCAGGACAACTTCTCCGAATTCGGTTCGGTGACCTCCGCCAAAGTCATGATGGACCGCGATACCGGTCGCTCCAAGGGATTCGGCTTTGTCGAAATGGCCTCGGCCGATGTGGCCCAGGCAGCAATCGACGCGCTCAATGGCAGGTCGGTCGACGGACGCCAGATCGTCGTCAACCTGGCCCGCCCCCGTGAAGAATCCAGAGGCGCGGGTGGCTACAGCAACTCGGGCGGTCGCTCCGACGTGGGCTACGGCCAAGGCGGCTACGGCGGTGGCCGTTACTGA
- a CDS encoding amino acid ABC transporter permease, with the protein MQFLISWLEPLWPHLLAGKYWRWLLEGWCTTVLASLLVMAASTVLGIGFAVARSTAWAPLRWLALAYLSVFRNTPLLVQLFFWYFGVPSLLPPAWMAWLNQAHSLALGPFSLGWPSLEFVSACIGMVFYATAYVGEEVRAGINSVPASQSQAARSLGMGGWQLLRHIVLPQALARVISPLMGQYMNIVKNTSLGMAIGLAELSYRARQVEAETFQSFQVYGITTLLYIVLIIGLELLSQHLAQRRRWGRVEVRRA; encoded by the coding sequence ATGCAATTTTTGATCTCCTGGCTGGAGCCGCTGTGGCCGCATCTGCTGGCGGGCAAGTACTGGCGCTGGCTGCTGGAGGGCTGGTGCACCACGGTGCTGGCCTCGCTGCTGGTGATGGCGGCGTCCACCGTGCTGGGCATCGGCTTTGCGGTGGCGCGCAGCACGGCCTGGGCGCCACTGCGCTGGCTGGCGCTGGCCTACCTGTCGGTGTTTCGCAATACGCCGCTCTTGGTGCAGCTGTTCTTTTGGTACTTTGGCGTTCCCAGCCTGCTGCCACCGGCCTGGATGGCCTGGCTCAACCAGGCGCACAGCCTGGCGCTGGGCCCGTTCAGCCTGGGCTGGCCTTCGCTGGAGTTTGTCTCGGCCTGCATCGGCATGGTGTTCTATGCGACGGCCTATGTGGGCGAAGAGGTGCGCGCGGGCATCAACAGCGTGCCGGCCAGCCAGAGCCAGGCGGCGCGCTCGCTGGGCATGGGCGGCTGGCAGCTGCTGCGCCATATCGTGCTGCCCCAGGCGCTGGCGCGGGTCATCTCGCCGCTGATGGGCCAGTACATGAACATCGTCAAGAACACCTCGCTGGGCATGGCCATTGGCCTGGCCGAGCTCTCGTACCGGGCGCGCCAGGTGGAGGCCGAGACCTTCCAGTCCTTCCAGGTCTATGGCATCACCACCTTGCTCTACATCGTGCTGATCATCGGGCTGGAGCTGCTCAGCCAGCACCTGGCCCAGCGCCGCCGCTGGGGCCGGGTGGAGGTGAGGCGCGCATGA
- a CDS encoding C4-dicarboxylate transporter DctA, whose protein sequence is MRRFVRSLFGQVVVALIVGVLIGLLVPEWAVNLKPLGDGFIKLIKMIIPVLVFCVVVHGIAGAGDLKRVGRVGVKALIYFEVLTTIALVLGLVLAFVFQPGAGMNVDPSKLDASAMSAYASNADKLTSGGTVDFLMKLIPTTVVQAFATGDVLQVLLFAVLFGCGLTMLGERGAPVSLLIDTMSHVLFKVMGIIIKLAPLGVLGAIAFTVGQYGVGSLKQLGMLVLLFYVAVAFFVFVVLGFAMRVSGFSLIKLLRYLREELMVVFATTSSDSVLPQIMAKLRHLGIRDSTVGLVIPTGYSFNLDAFSIYITLAAVFIAQATNTPISMTDLLTILAIALVTSKGAHGVPGSAIVVLAATLHAIPAIPAIGLVLVLSVDWFMGIARALGNLIGNCVATVAIASWEGDIDRERAHKVLNGEKLPQDTAQSELSTPHA, encoded by the coding sequence ATGCGTCGTTTTGTCAGATCGCTGTTCGGGCAGGTGGTGGTGGCTCTTATCGTTGGGGTCCTCATCGGCCTGCTGGTGCCGGAGTGGGCCGTCAACCTCAAGCCTTTGGGCGATGGTTTCATCAAGCTCATCAAGATGATCATCCCGGTGCTGGTGTTCTGCGTGGTGGTGCATGGCATCGCGGGCGCAGGCGACCTCAAGCGCGTGGGCCGGGTCGGCGTCAAGGCGCTGATCTACTTCGAGGTGCTCACCACCATTGCACTGGTGTTGGGCCTGGTACTGGCCTTTGTGTTCCAACCTGGTGCAGGCATGAACGTGGACCCGAGCAAGCTCGATGCCTCGGCCATGAGCGCCTACGCCAGCAATGCCGACAAGCTGACCAGCGGCGGCACGGTCGATTTCCTGATGAAGCTGATCCCCACCACCGTGGTGCAGGCCTTTGCCACCGGCGACGTGCTGCAGGTGCTGCTGTTTGCCGTGCTGTTTGGCTGCGGGTTGACCATGCTGGGCGAGCGCGGCGCGCCGGTGAGCCTGCTGATCGACACCATGTCGCATGTGCTGTTCAAGGTGATGGGCATCATCATCAAGCTCGCGCCCCTGGGTGTGCTGGGCGCGATCGCCTTTACCGTCGGCCAGTACGGCGTGGGCTCGCTCAAGCAGCTGGGCATGCTGGTGCTGCTGTTCTATGTGGCCGTCGCCTTCTTTGTCTTCGTGGTGCTGGGCTTTGCGATGCGCGTCTCGGGTTTCAGCCTCATCAAGCTGCTGCGCTACCTGCGTGAAGAGCTGATGGTGGTGTTTGCCACCACCTCGTCGGACAGCGTGCTGCCCCAGATCATGGCCAAGCTGCGCCACCTGGGCATCCGCGACTCCACGGTCGGCCTGGTGATCCCCACCGGCTACTCCTTCAATCTGGATGCGTTCTCGATCTACATCACCTTGGCGGCGGTCTTCATTGCCCAGGCCACCAATACGCCGATCTCGATGACCGACCTGCTGACCATCCTGGCCATTGCGCTGGTCACCTCCAAGGGCGCGCACGGCGTGCCGGGCTCGGCCATCGTGGTGCTGGCCGCCACCTTGCATGCGATCCCCGCGATCCCGGCCATCGGCCTGGTGCTGGTGCTGTCGGTGGACTGGTTCATGGGCATTGCCCGGGCGCTGGGTAACCTGATCGGCAACTGCGTGGCGACCGTGGCGATTGCCTCCTGGGAAGGCGATATCGACCGCGAGCGCGCCCATAAGGTGCTCAATGGCGAGAAACTACCGCAAGACACGGCACAATCGGAGCTGTCTACACCCCACGCCTGA
- a CDS encoding ABC transporter substrate-binding protein: MKNKAWAMVATAAVAALASGAVWADRLQDIKQAGVLRVAAFDANPPFGFVDPKTRKIVGLDVDYAQAFAQRLGVKLQLVPTNPANRVPLLLSNKVDLVLANFTITEERAKQVGFSVPYFASGTQFIAAKGTLTSPAQLNQLRIGVDKGTTNEIVLREKHPQATLVAYDDTPFAFTALRNGNVQAISQDGPKLVGLLATIKDKKERDKWEVPAFTISSDYIGVGIPKGEAALTDFVNTALKELEASGQAGKIYDTWFGPQSATPLVRNFKIGDKP, translated from the coding sequence ATGAAAAACAAGGCATGGGCGATGGTGGCCACCGCTGCGGTGGCAGCGCTGGCATCGGGGGCGGTGTGGGCCGATCGCCTGCAGGATATCAAGCAGGCGGGGGTGCTGCGCGTGGCAGCCTTTGATGCCAATCCACCGTTTGGTTTTGTCGATCCCAAGACGCGCAAGATCGTGGGTCTGGATGTGGACTATGCGCAGGCCTTTGCGCAGCGACTGGGCGTGAAGCTGCAGCTGGTGCCGACCAACCCGGCCAACCGCGTGCCGCTGCTGCTGTCGAACAAGGTGGACCTGGTGCTGGCCAATTTCACGATCACCGAGGAGCGTGCCAAGCAGGTGGGCTTCAGCGTTCCCTACTTTGCCTCGGGCACACAGTTCATCGCGGCCAAGGGCACGTTGACCTCGCCCGCGCAACTGAACCAGCTGCGCATCGGTGTGGACAAGGGCACGACCAATGAGATCGTGCTGCGCGAGAAGCACCCGCAAGCCACCTTGGTGGCCTATGACGACACGCCGTTTGCGTTCACTGCGCTGCGCAATGGCAATGTGCAGGCCATCTCGCAAGACGGCCCCAAGCTGGTCGGCCTGCTGGCCACGATCAAGGATAAAAAGGAGCGCGACAAGTGGGAGGTGCCGGCGTTCACGATATCGAGCGACTACATCGGCGTGGGCATTCCCAAGGGGGAGGCTGCGCTGACCGACTTTGTCAACACCGCCCTCAAGGAACTGGAGGCCAGCGGCCAGGCCGGCAAGATCTACGACACCTGGTTCGGGCCGCAGAGCGCGACACCGCTGGTGCGCAATTTCAAGATCGGCGACAAGCCATAA
- a CDS encoding pseudouridine synthase has translation MPEPRMRPRKSGGPGRLLKPARPASPAGPPRLLGFHKPYGVVSQFTPEGRWQGLKDFIDVPGVYVAGRLDGDSEGLLLLTNDGQLQARIADPRHKMAKTYWVQVEGIPDAAALQQLRDGVDLKDGKTLPAQVRMLDPQPAMWPRHPPIRVRQSVPDCWIELIIREGRNRQVRRMTAAVGHPTLRLVRMAIGRYSLAGLEPGQWTDLAL, from the coding sequence ATGCCCGAGCCACGCATGCGGCCGCGCAAGAGCGGCGGGCCGGGCCGACTCCTCAAGCCTGCCAGGCCCGCAAGCCCGGCCGGCCCGCCCCGGCTGCTGGGCTTTCACAAGCCCTATGGCGTTGTCAGCCAGTTCACGCCCGAGGGGCGCTGGCAAGGCCTGAAAGACTTTATCGACGTGCCCGGCGTCTATGTCGCTGGCCGGCTCGATGGCGACAGCGAAGGCCTGCTGCTGCTGACCAACGACGGCCAGTTGCAGGCCCGCATTGCCGACCCGCGCCACAAGATGGCCAAGACCTACTGGGTGCAGGTCGAAGGCATTCCCGATGCCGCCGCCTTGCAGCAGCTGCGCGATGGCGTGGACCTGAAAGACGGCAAGACCCTGCCGGCCCAGGTGCGCATGCTCGACCCGCAGCCTGCGATGTGGCCGCGCCACCCGCCCATCCGCGTGCGCCAGAGCGTGCCCGATTGCTGGATCGAGCTCATCATCCGCGAAGGCCGCAACCGCCAGGTGCGGCGCATGACCGCTGCCGTCGGCCACCCCACCTTGCGCTTGGTTCGCATGGCCATTGGCCGCTACTCGCTCGCTGGCCTGGAGCCCGGGCAGTGGACGGATCTGGCGCTGTAA
- a CDS encoding ankyrin repeat domain-containing protein, whose protein sequence is MTTLALHQAAAANNGSRIQQLLQNGGASALDARDAQGRTPLLVATQSNQVAAARALIEAGADVNAKDHIEDSPYLYAGARGHQEILQMTLAHGADLRSTNRYGGTALIPAAERGHVETVRTLINAGVDVNHVNRLGWTALMEAIVLSDGGPRHQQILQLLIDAKADVNLADKEGVTPLAHARQRGYSAMVEMLTAAGAR, encoded by the coding sequence ATGACCACGCTCGCCCTGCACCAGGCAGCGGCTGCCAACAACGGCAGCCGCATCCAGCAACTGCTGCAAAACGGTGGCGCCAGCGCCCTCGATGCACGCGATGCCCAGGGCCGCACGCCGCTGCTCGTAGCCACCCAGAGCAACCAGGTGGCAGCGGCCAGGGCCTTGATCGAGGCCGGCGCCGATGTGAATGCCAAGGACCACATCGAAGACAGCCCCTACCTGTACGCCGGCGCACGCGGCCACCAGGAGATCCTGCAGATGACGCTGGCCCATGGCGCCGACCTGCGCAGCACCAACCGCTATGGCGGCACCGCGCTGATCCCGGCAGCCGAGCGCGGCCATGTCGAGACCGTGCGCACCCTCATCAACGCCGGCGTCGATGTGAACCATGTCAACCGCCTGGGCTGGACGGCGCTGATGGAGGCCATCGTGCTGAGCGATGGCGGCCCGCGCCACCAGCAGATCCTGCAGCTCTTGATCGATGCCAAGGCCGATGTCAACCTGGCCGACAAGGAGGGCGTGACACCGCTGGCCCATGCCCGGCAACGCGGCTATAGCGCGATGGTGGAGATGCTGACAGCGGCCGGTGCGCGCTGA
- a CDS encoding glycerophosphodiester phosphodiesterase family protein, which yields MTTHQPTFRLATLGAAMCAALLMTACGGGDDDPSFKTLDGKQPQVIAHRGYSGMYPEQTRMAYEKAADAGADMLELDMHMTRDCQLVARHNAWLSDSTNIADVAKTNAAVAARKRTTPGVLVNVKYPAIPANGPSQYLTDLVEPGNQKSVLKALIVDGEDHSNDWSISDFTMQELRDWIAGTTLDNRADRPTEWNGKLPLISAQDVIDIAAAKGKALGRTIPVYAETKNPYWNNQQAIANGCGSGSHPFEDAVMALLEKNKLNSKDSAIYIQSFDPESLKYLRKAGMKAKGVQLIDGNDFDLKDGSMVYITTDEWTFISGRPYSWTLAGDARTFAVMQTPAGLAEIKTYADGIGPWKPQVLAHSVVPYKDGAGLKDVNTLKDTGLIANAHKAGLIVHSFTFRNEAGRLAGIYKGDPVQEFLAYYRLGIDGVFTDFTPTGVQARDAYIAELKNQ from the coding sequence ATGACAACACACCAACCCACCTTTCGCCTGGCCACGCTGGGCGCTGCGATGTGCGCAGCTCTGCTGATGACCGCCTGCGGCGGCGGCGATGATGATCCGAGCTTCAAGACCCTGGACGGCAAGCAGCCCCAGGTGATCGCCCACCGTGGCTACTCGGGCATGTACCCCGAGCAGACCCGCATGGCCTACGAGAAGGCGGCCGACGCCGGTGCCGACATGCTGGAGCTGGACATGCACATGACGCGTGACTGCCAGCTGGTGGCCCGCCACAACGCCTGGCTGAGCGACAGCACCAACATCGCCGATGTGGCCAAGACCAATGCCGCCGTGGCAGCCCGCAAGCGCACCACGCCCGGCGTGCTGGTGAATGTGAAATACCCCGCCATCCCGGCCAACGGCCCCAGCCAGTACCTGACGGACCTGGTCGAGCCGGGCAACCAGAAGTCGGTGCTCAAGGCGCTGATCGTCGACGGCGAAGACCACAGCAATGACTGGTCGATCAGCGACTTCACGATGCAGGAGCTGCGCGACTGGATTGCCGGCACCACCTTGGACAACCGCGCCGACCGCCCCACCGAGTGGAACGGCAAGCTGCCGCTGATCAGCGCCCAGGATGTGATCGACATCGCAGCGGCCAAGGGCAAGGCGCTGGGCCGCACCATCCCCGTGTATGCCGAAACCAAGAACCCCTACTGGAACAACCAGCAGGCGATCGCCAATGGTTGCGGCAGCGGCAGCCACCCGTTTGAAGATGCCGTGATGGCGCTGCTCGAGAAGAACAAGCTCAACAGCAAGGACTCGGCCATCTACATCCAGAGCTTTGACCCTGAGAGCCTCAAGTACCTGCGCAAGGCCGGCATGAAGGCCAAGGGCGTGCAGCTGATCGATGGCAATGACTTCGACCTCAAGGACGGCTCGATGGTCTACATCACCACCGATGAATGGACCTTCATCAGCGGCCGCCCCTACAGCTGGACCCTGGCTGGCGATGCCCGCACCTTTGCCGTGATGCAGACCCCGGCCGGCCTGGCCGAGATCAAGACCTATGCCGACGGCATCGGCCCCTGGAAGCCCCAGGTCCTGGCCCACTCCGTCGTGCCCTACAAGGACGGCGCCGGCCTGAAGGACGTCAACACCTTGAAGGACACCGGCCTGATCGCCAACGCCCACAAGGCTGGCCTGATCGTGCACAGCTTCACCTTCCGCAACGAAGCGGGCCGCCTGGCCGGCATCTACAAGGGTGACCCGGTGCAGGAGTTCCTGGCCTACTACCGCCTGGGCATCGATGGCGTGTTCACCGACTTCACCCCGACGGGCGTGCAGGCCCGCGATGCCTACATTGCCGAGCTGAAGAACCAGTAA
- a CDS encoding type II toxin-antitoxin system HipA family toxin: MRSVGHNKALGLWMNGHRVGTWRVEAGSDVLQYDDAWVRDVALRRPLSLSLPFTPGNGPHKGEAVRFYFQNLLPDNEQILERIARRYKVGATDPNALLREIGRDCVGALQILPAGEASPEEPEMQYEVLSEADVARLVRAVVNPTQSGDGGLDDDDFRISIAGAQEKTALLYWAGQWCRPLGATPTSHILKLPLGLIGNMQIDMRHSVENEWLCSKLVAAFGIPIAPCDVLRFEDQKVLAVERFDRSVWKEKVLVRIPQEDMCQASGVSPILKYESDGGPGVDTIMDLLARSKSPGTDRFQFFMAQLLFWMLCATDGHAKNFSIFLRPQGVFEMTPLYDVLSAYPIWGAGPGKLSPHKARMAMAVRSKNAHWNMNKIMRCHWEAVGERYGIRSPQGLDVRAIIDQVVEMTPDVIARAEKQLPPDFPQSVSTAIFQGLQDAANRLGRVHD; this comes from the coding sequence ATGCGCAGCGTTGGCCATAACAAAGCCCTGGGCCTGTGGATGAACGGCCACCGTGTCGGGACATGGCGCGTAGAGGCGGGTAGCGATGTTTTGCAGTACGACGACGCCTGGGTGCGTGATGTGGCTCTGCGCCGGCCCTTGTCCTTGTCACTGCCCTTCACACCGGGAAATGGTCCGCACAAAGGCGAGGCGGTGCGCTTTTATTTCCAGAACCTGCTGCCGGACAACGAGCAGATTTTGGAGCGCATCGCGCGCCGCTACAAAGTAGGCGCTACAGACCCCAATGCGCTGTTGCGGGAAATTGGCAGAGACTGCGTTGGCGCCTTGCAGATCCTGCCCGCTGGTGAGGCGTCCCCCGAAGAACCGGAGATGCAGTACGAGGTGCTGAGCGAGGCGGACGTGGCGCGCCTGGTTCGCGCCGTGGTGAACCCGACGCAGTCTGGCGATGGCGGTCTGGATGACGACGATTTCCGGATCTCGATTGCCGGGGCGCAGGAGAAAACCGCGCTGCTTTACTGGGCCGGCCAATGGTGCAGACCCCTGGGTGCAACACCGACTTCACACATCCTGAAATTGCCGCTGGGTCTGATTGGCAATATGCAGATCGACATGCGCCACTCGGTAGAGAACGAATGGCTGTGTTCGAAGCTGGTGGCCGCCTTTGGGATTCCGATTGCGCCCTGCGACGTGCTGCGCTTTGAAGACCAGAAGGTGTTGGCCGTTGAACGCTTTGACCGGAGCGTATGGAAGGAGAAGGTCCTGGTACGGATCCCGCAGGAGGACATGTGCCAGGCCAGTGGTGTCTCGCCCATTCTCAAATACGAGAGTGATGGCGGGCCCGGCGTCGATACCATCATGGACTTGCTGGCGAGATCCAAAAGTCCGGGGACAGACCGGTTCCAGTTCTTTATGGCACAGCTGTTGTTTTGGATGCTGTGTGCCACTGACGGCCATGCCAAGAACTTCAGCATCTTTTTGCGGCCCCAGGGCGTGTTCGAGATGACGCCGCTGTATGACGTGCTCTCGGCCTACCCCATTTGGGGAGCCGGGCCTGGCAAGTTGTCGCCCCACAAGGCGCGCATGGCCATGGCCGTGCGTTCCAAAAATGCGCACTGGAACATGAACAAGATCATGCGCTGCCACTGGGAGGCTGTGGGCGAGCGCTATGGCATCCGCTCGCCCCAAGGCTTGGATGTGCGAGCAATCATCGACCAAGTGGTGGAGATGACACCGGACGTGATTGCCCGCGCCGAAAAGCAACTACCCCCTGACTTTCCGCAGAGCGTGTCAACGGCCATATTCCAAGGCCTGCAAGACGCCGCGAACCGCCTGGGCAGGGTGCATGACTGA
- a CDS encoding amino acid ABC transporter permease, with amino-acid sequence MNFAALSDDWHYLLVGTFPDGPPGGALLSLMLSAVSGLLSAVLGLALGIALVMGRGRALQYLRVVLGFLRAIPVLLLIFWIYFLLPVLFNVDVPGSVSVVCALSLVSGAYLAHGVAAGLQAVAPGQWDAGAALGLTRWQVLRSLILPQALAVMLPSFVNQWVTLIKDSSLAYIVGVGELSFLSTQVNARLMVHPAEVFLLVGAIYWLMCSALNLLAWALARRSQPRLAR; translated from the coding sequence ATGAACTTTGCTGCACTGAGCGATGACTGGCACTACCTGCTGGTGGGCACCTTTCCCGATGGGCCACCGGGCGGCGCCTTGCTGAGCCTGATGCTGAGCGCCGTCTCCGGCCTGCTATCTGCCGTGCTGGGGCTGGCACTGGGCATTGCGCTGGTGATGGGGCGGGGCCGGGCCTTGCAGTACCTGCGGGTGGTGCTGGGCTTTTTGCGCGCCATTCCGGTGCTGCTGCTGATCTTCTGGATTTATTTTTTGCTGCCGGTGCTGTTCAACGTGGATGTGCCGGGCAGCGTCTCGGTGGTCTGTGCGCTGTCGCTGGTCAGCGGCGCCTACCTGGCCCATGGCGTGGCCGCTGGCCTGCAGGCGGTTGCGCCGGGCCAGTGGGATGCGGGCGCGGCGCTGGGCCTGACGCGCTGGCAGGTGCTGCGCAGCCTCATCCTGCCCCAGGCGCTGGCGGTGATGCTGCCCTCGTTTGTGAACCAGTGGGTGACCCTGATCAAGGACAGCTCGCTGGCCTATATCGTCGGCGTGGGCGAGCTGTCCTTTCTGTCCACCCAGGTCAATGCGCGGCTGATGGTGCACCCGGCCGAGGTGTTCCTGCTGGTGGGCGCGATCTACTGGCTGATGTGCTCGGCGCTGAACCTGCTGGCCTGGGCGCTGGCGCGGCGCAGCCAGCCGCGCTTGGCGCGCTGA
- a CDS encoding GntR family transcriptional regulator: protein MTAVSPTTIAERVVEAILAQKLSPGERLGEQALADNFSVSRTLVREALMQLQARGFVQVQPRRGWYVVQPSAEEARDAFAARRIIEAGILETAGRPMQQVIRQLRLHIDEEQRAIQGADAATRAFLLADFHVCLAENMGHRLLADTLRDLTARTTLAATLYQSDHSAEQSCADHASIVEALERGDAEQARALMLAHIGNVEEALETTPPPPETAPGERLRATLSPVQR from the coding sequence ATGACTGCTGTCAGCCCCACCACCATTGCAGAACGCGTCGTCGAAGCCATCCTCGCGCAGAAGCTCTCGCCCGGGGAGCGCCTGGGAGAGCAGGCGCTGGCAGACAACTTCTCGGTCAGCCGCACCTTGGTGCGTGAGGCGCTGATGCAGCTGCAGGCGCGCGGCTTTGTGCAGGTGCAGCCGCGCCGGGGCTGGTACGTGGTGCAGCCCAGTGCCGAAGAGGCACGCGACGCCTTCGCCGCCCGGCGCATCATCGAGGCGGGCATCCTGGAGACCGCAGGCCGCCCGATGCAGCAGGTGATCCGCCAGCTGCGCCTGCATATCGACGAGGAGCAGCGCGCGATCCAGGGCGCCGACGCGGCCACGCGCGCCTTTCTGCTGGCCGATTTCCACGTCTGCCTGGCCGAGAACATGGGCCACCGCCTGCTGGCCGATACCCTGCGCGACCTGACCGCCCGCACCACGCTGGCAGCAACGCTCTACCAGTCCGACCACAGCGCCGAGCAGTCCTGCGCGGACCATGCCAGCATTGTCGAGGCGCTGGAGCGGGGCGACGCCGAGCAGGCCCGCGCACTGATGCTGGCCCATATCGGCAACGTCGAAGAAGCGTTGGAGACCACCCCTCCGCCCCCGGAGACTGCGCCTGGCGAGCGCCTGCGTGCCACCCTGAGCCCCGTGCAGCGCTGA
- a CDS encoding SDR family oxidoreductase gives MSKPQHSLQGKTVLIAGGAKNLGGLLATDFVQHGAKAVAIHYNSAASKADAEQTLAALQKLGAKAVMLQGDLTTAAAVEKLFADTVAALGRPDIAINTVGKVLKKPMAEISEAEFDEMDAVNNKAAFFFLKEAGKQVNDGGKICTLVTSLLGAFTPFYASYAGTKAPVEHYTRAAAKELGARGISVTAVGPGPMDTPFFYGQESADAQAYHKSAAALSPFSQTGLTDIEDVVPFVRHLVSDGWWITGQTILINGGYTTK, from the coding sequence ATGTCCAAACCCCAACACAGCCTGCAGGGCAAGACCGTTTTGATCGCCGGCGGTGCCAAAAACCTGGGCGGCCTGCTGGCCACCGACTTTGTCCAGCATGGCGCCAAGGCCGTGGCCATCCACTACAACAGCGCAGCGAGCAAGGCCGATGCCGAGCAGACGCTGGCAGCGCTGCAAAAGCTGGGCGCCAAGGCGGTGATGCTGCAAGGCGACCTGACCACGGCCGCCGCCGTGGAGAAGCTGTTTGCCGACACCGTGGCCGCGCTGGGCCGCCCCGACATTGCGATCAACACCGTCGGCAAGGTGCTGAAAAAGCCGATGGCCGAGATCAGCGAAGCGGAGTTTGACGAGATGGATGCGGTCAACAACAAGGCCGCCTTCTTCTTCTTGAAGGAGGCAGGCAAGCAGGTGAATGATGGCGGCAAGATCTGCACGCTGGTCACCTCGCTGCTGGGCGCCTTCACGCCGTTTTACGCGTCCTACGCGGGCACCAAGGCGCCGGTGGAGCACTACACCCGCGCAGCGGCCAAGGAGCTGGGCGCGCGCGGCATCTCGGTCACCGCCGTGGGCCCCGGCCCGATGGACACGCCCTTCTTCTACGGCCAGGAAAGCGCTGACGCGCAGGCCTACCACAAGAGCGCAGCGGCGCTGTCGCCGTTCAGCCAGACGGGCCTGACCGACATCGAAGACGTGGTGCCCTTTGTGCGCCACCTGGTGAGCGATGGCTGGTGGATCACCGGCCAGACGATTCTGATCAACGGCGGCTATACGACAAAATAA
- a CDS encoding LysR family transcriptional regulator, producing MDRIDLLRIFLRVAATGSFSQAADQLALPRPTVSLAVQQLEARLGTRLLHRTTRKVALTLDGQALVDSASSLVDEMQDLEQRFRPQSHAVAGRLRIDVPSRVARLIVAPALPALLAQHPGLEVDLGSSDRAVDLVQEHIDCALRVGPLAHSSLVAKALGSMELINCASPTYLARQGTPQTPADLAGHQSVHYNSPTSGRPAAWEWVEGGAEHSMVLPGAVGANHVESYIACALAGLGLIQIPRYDVQAHLQSGELVQVLHSYPPPALPVHVLYLHRAQLSRRVRVFIDWIAQLLAQAGAIAPGPDGPVSAP from the coding sequence ATGGACCGCATTGACCTGCTGCGCATCTTTTTGCGTGTGGCCGCGACCGGCAGCTTTTCCCAGGCCGCCGACCAGCTGGCGCTGCCCCGGCCCACCGTGTCGCTGGCGGTGCAGCAGTTGGAAGCCCGGCTGGGCACGCGCCTGCTCCACCGCACCACACGCAAGGTAGCGCTGACGTTGGATGGCCAGGCGCTGGTTGATAGCGCCAGCAGCCTGGTTGATGAGATGCAGGACCTCGAGCAGCGCTTTCGCCCGCAATCGCATGCCGTGGCCGGGCGCCTGCGCATCGATGTGCCCAGCCGCGTGGCGCGGCTGATCGTCGCCCCCGCATTGCCAGCGCTGCTGGCGCAGCACCCGGGGCTGGAGGTGGATCTGGGCTCCAGCGACCGGGCGGTGGACCTGGTGCAGGAGCACATCGACTGCGCCTTGCGCGTGGGACCGCTGGCCCACAGCTCGCTGGTGGCCAAGGCGCTGGGCAGCATGGAACTGATCAACTGCGCCAGCCCCACCTACCTGGCCCGGCAGGGCACGCCGCAGACACCGGCTGACCTGGCAGGCCACCAGAGCGTGCACTACAACTCGCCCACCAGTGGGCGCCCTGCCGCCTGGGAATGGGTGGAGGGCGGCGCCGAGCACAGCATGGTGCTGCCCGGGGCTGTGGGTGCCAACCATGTGGAGAGCTATATCGCCTGCGCGCTGGCGGGCCTGGGCCTGATCCAGATACCGCGCTATGACGTGCAGGCCCATCTGCAGTCGGGCGAGCTGGTGCAGGTGCTGCACAGCTACCCGCCGCCTGCGCTGCCGGTGCATGTGCTCTACCTGCACCGGGCGCAGCTGTCGCGCCGGGTGCGGGTGTTCATCGACTGGATCGCGCAGCTGCTGGCGCAGGCCGGAGCGATTGCGCCCGGCCCGGACGGCCCCGTGTCCGCTCCATGA